In Acropora muricata isolate sample 2 chromosome 13, ASM3666990v1, whole genome shotgun sequence, the DNA window TCTACCGTACGATTTACGATGTCCTATCATTATCCCGCGTGACCACTGGGTCACGAAACTCTTTGTTAAACAACACCATGAATTGAGAAACCATGTAGTTAGAGCGAGTCATACATGAGCCAGTTAAAACGCCCGCTTCTGGGTCGGACCGAGAGGAAATTAGAGAATGGAAGAGCCAGTGTTACGGATGCAAGAAACGAAAGCAGCTGATGGTTCCAGTTGCAAAAGTTCGTCTTCGCTTTTCACTAAGAGCATTTGCGCAAAAAGCAGTCGATTTCGGAGAACCATTTATGACAGTTCAAGGAAGAGGGAAGAAACGGTTAAAACGAAGTTTGTCTGTTTACCTGGCTGGCTTGTGGGGTAATTCATTGCGAAATGGCTTTTGGTCTGAACACAGACAGTTTCTTAAATACTTTCTCGAGAATGGCAATCGGATGGGGTTGCCTCAAGAAGTAGGCACTTGATCGTGACACTAAATTTATTGGCGCGGACAAGGAACCCTGAGAACTCGTGGAAAAACAAGATGAGGGAAAGATCCACGAGAGAACTGCCAACCAAGGATAAACCTGGATCTTTAGTCCTCACTTAGAACCCCACTTTGGAAGAGCACATGAACAAATTGATCAAAGCAGATAAGAAAGCCGTCCACGCTGTTCCTCTAAAGGGTGAAATCACGGGTAAGGAGCTTATGACTGCTTTAATTGGAGCAGAATCTCGCATCAATTTCTTACATGGACAAGAAGGCGGACGGTTCGCACCTGATTCCGTCGACGAAACCGAATTTCACCCAAGGAACCGTTGGCGAAGGGTTCAAGAGCCTATTTCCCACTTCTGGTGTAGATGGATAAGAGAGTGGTTGCCAAGTCTAAACGCTCGTTGACGGTGGAACGAAGTAAAGACGTATTTAAGGTCTGGAGATGTTGCGCTCACCATATCTCCTAACCGACCCAGAGCTCATTGGCCATTCAAACGAATTACGGATGCTTAGCCTGCACAGGACCAGCATGTTCGAGTTGCGAAAGTCCAAGTCGCAAGAAATTCCGTTTATGACCAATCAGCAAATTGGTTCCCCTAGACGTTGTTAAGGAATTAGAGCTCTAGAAGAATACAGAAGTCTGAGATGGACAATCATGAGCATTGAATTCTAAGGATCGATTTATGAGAGCGTATTAACTGACTAACAACATAACATTAAGTGGCTAGTCGCATTCAAGAGACATTGACGATTCAAACTCGTCAAGGAGGGGGAGAGATGTTAAAAAGAAAGGTGTTTAAAAATAGAACAGCCTTATTTAAGGTTTCTCCGTAGGAGCTAAATAATATTCCAATTCAACGGTATAAAATGCGCTATTTGtaatacctttttttttggtcAGTAAATCAACTCTCGTTCATTAAGTCTaaaaaaatgtaagttttgatttcCCATTGTGATTGGCTAACGAAGGAAGGGTATTTAGGGTGGAATTTCGTGCCTGGCAAGTGATATTGCATTGGCGTGAGCCGGGAACAAACTTGTTATGCTTTTTTCTACTTTGCTTAGTGATCCGTGCGATATGGCGTTTTGATGTGAAATTTACATGAGGTTCGTGAGGTTCGAACAATTCTAGAATGCTATCGTATACGGCCTCTGCTTTCATTGAAACAATCAACAATGCTATATGATTCTCGCGCAAGTTAGACTAAAGAATGCGTCACCGGCTGCCTGTTGCCGGTTACGTTGGGAACCTTTTTTGCCGGCCTCTACCTAGAGCTCGCAATTTACTTAGAGAACATCCGATTTTCGCTCACTGGAAAGTTTGTCGTTTCGCCTTCTTTAAGTTTGTTGTAATCTGGGGCGGATTCACGAACGTCCAATAATTTCAGATCTTGTTCACCTCTCGTAGTGTATGTCCTCCATGGGATATGGTGCAATGGGTGTCAGTGACTCTGaagaacaagaaagaagacAACTTATCTCAGGAACTTTAAATTTTTCTCAACCTTTCTGGCTCCAACTATGACTATTTCGTCGTTATGTTCAATGCTCGCAACATAGTATTAAGCTCGAAATTATGCCGCATAAAATATCCAACCTTATAGACAGGGCAACAGAAATGCTGCGTCATTCATTCGTCATAAGAATGGAATCTTAACTTACGCAATACTTACGCAATAACTGTTCGTTTTGCTAAATGCTTATCAACATGGCGAGTGCAATTTTGATGTTTACATGCCTACTCGTAATTACCATGGTCGAGAAAGGTGTGTGTATTATTATCATGACAATAGTTTCAATAGTTTATACAGTTGATAAACCATGCGAATGACCTGGAGCAATACTTTAATAGCGTACTACGAACGTCGCCATCGTTTCAATAATGTGCCGATGGAACTCTGAGAGCTTCGAGATTCTATGGCAACGTATTATATCTAGAATAGTAACGATCAATGATATCAGTTTATCCTTAAAAGCTGAGAATGACAAGCTGAAAGAGGCTTTTTCTCACCTAAAGAAAGTGCAGAAGGAATTGAACGGAATCAACGTGGATTTCATATTGCAAGCACGACAAATAATTTCGATGCTTTGAAGCCCTTGGGCTTCTAAAGCAAAGAATATGTTGACTGAATTAAGTTTCGAGAGCACCCCTGGGAAAAATTGTCTTCCCTTGAAACGTTGCTGAAGGAATTGAAGATCAAACTGGCTAAAGGCCAGGCTGTCATTGATCAGTGTTGAAGATTATAGCTATTCATACAGTGTGAAGCTTGTCGACGTTCCTGAGATAAGACCAGACAGCACGAAATGGCAAGTTTAAGGAACTTTAACTAACATTAGCGTAAAGTTGCTCAATGATGAGGAAAGAATTTTAGAGATTTAAGTAAATTTACGCCCCTTCAAATTTATGCAACTTTACGCAGTGACTCCATTGCCTAAAGCTGCATAAATTTCAAGGCGTGTAACTTTGTTTAAATCTCAGTTAAATTTAAGTAAAGTTGCAATTTACAGTGATCTTTAAGATTTGATGTAAATGAGTAGCTTTAAAATTCAAGTTTAAATGGGTATAAACTCCCTGAAACTGGAGGAACCCCTCAAAGtttgttaaaatgaatttcaacaAAGGGTACTAATGTCTTGCTTTAACATTTAGTTCTCTATGGCGAGTGAAATGTTATTGATATCCCTTCTGTTCACATTATGATGCGACTGACTTCTTTTATTGTGTGCGCGGTACAGTGTGGAGTAACTTTGCTAAACTCAGGTTTCACTGATTCTGCATTGATCCTGTTGCACTACAGCAATAACAAATTCTACCTGTGAATTGTTGTACCCACACTTTCCTTCTTGCTTTCCATGCAGCAAAGAAGCCAACTTTTGAGCTGTGACTATAATTAAGGATTAAAACGTGGCCTGGATACTGCATGAAAAACACTAGGGTTTAGGTTCTTGCACTTAAATTAACTATTTAAGCAGAGTATTATTTAAAAGCGAGATGTAAGTTAAATGTACCAAGTCATAATGAACCTAGAATATAGTAAGAATATAGTAATACCGTAATCATTATTTGGGCACAGTTGtgaacatttgaaaacttcACTTACTTTCAAAGTCAACTTTGTGATTTTCGCATCAACAAGCCTTAAGACTCtcccttttgtttcatttccctTCATTTTCTTTGCCTTGGATTTTTCCATGTTTTATTAAAAGAgcgaaaataattaaaacaaccGCTTTACACGCTTGTATTCCAAGAAGCTGGCATTGACATGTTGATACAGAATAGCTTGtggtttcttttaaattttgttcttccCATCGGCATTGGTGTAATGTCATTCACAACCAGTATCACTGTATAACCACACCaataatattttgataataatatCGTTGTGTTTTATTGATAAGTGACCATGCAGAAAAGATCTAATTTAACTTTCTGCCAGAAACGAGACCACCGATTGGCTTCTCATGGAAAGACTGAATGGAATGCCCCAAAACGGAGGCCTTTAGATGAAAAATGGCTATTAAGTATATTAAGAAGTTAAGCTAAGTTCTAAGGCAGTTGATTTTAAAGCTGAGATTccattttcacttttttttctgattcaGAAGAAGATTAATGCCTGTCCAAGTATTCTTTATATTGTTCATATTCACTTCAAAGTACTTATGATAATTTCAAGCTAAGGATAGAGTGAGgattttatttcaataaaatgTGTACTTCATGTTATCGCAAAAGTAGAAGAGTTCATTTTTCTACAAATTGACTTTCTCCTAATAAATTGTCTTATCCAAGGTTTATTTAGTTGCTCACTTTGCGTTTTGCGGTTTCGAATTATTTACTGCAGCTTATTTCCTTGGTTCAAATCGTTCCAAATTCCTTGGAACGACCTTTATTTATTGGTATGATCATGTCAATTGTTTTCTTGATTATTTCTGTCATCAGGTGTTTGTAACGACTTGAGGGAAATTTGTGTCGGGGAGGAAACCGCATTAAATTGCGATCAGTTGGATCATGCCACAAAAAATCATAGTTACCTTGAGCTGGTGTGGATTGTAACCGACTTGAAAAATCCCGGAGACACGAAAGTCATTTCGTATTGTGGAAAAGACCCAAACAACTGCAGCTTACTCAGCTCTCTAAACGAAAgctgttttgcacaaagaaTCCAGGTCAGGACTTTATCCCGTGGAAGTATTTATGTTCGGCAGCTATGGAAAAACGATGCGTTAAGTTTCAGCTGTCGCTTATTTCTACAAGGAGACAAACGACCTTTGATGACTTCAGTGAACCATTTGACGGTAACTTGTAagtaagaaatgtttttttacgCCATGCTTAAGtcttgtaaaaaagaaaaatacaaaaccgTTCTAAAGTAAGTTTCATATGTTTGTTAATTTAGTTTTTCCTGTCTTCTTCCTTTGTTAGACAGCTTCGCTGGCCCCTGTTTTCCCGTTCGTTCGTTGACTCCAGCTATCGTCATCTTTGTTTATTACAGGAAGTGCAGTCTGGGAAGGGTGACAATAGACAACTTTACCCACCCTGATCTAATCGATAGATAGATCTTCTCAAAAAATCGATCTCGTCTTTGTAGAGATGATGAAAGATTGCTGATATTTTACTCTCTTATATCTCGAAATATATATCTAAAGCTCAACATAAGCGAAGGGACTATGATATTGGTGCGCCCTTATGAATCTACATCCTATGTATTCTGACGAAGCtctaatgcttgaaacgtcagttttGTTATCCTCGTACGGTGGCAATGTGACCCTGCATCTGCATGAATCCAGTAGTCTCCATTTTTTTTGAAAGGATTTTAGAGATCACTTTAAGGATTTTTCTCTGTTAAGTTTTCCAGTTCGTTGGCACATTTAACGCGGTTAGGGTTTGCCTGGAGATAAAGTGCTTTTGTATATATCTTTTGGGGTCTGCAGGTTTATCCTTGAGCACCGGACAGGATGTAAACCTCAGTCAAGCGTCAGGGGAGAACCGTATTTCGTCAGAAACGGTGAAGGACAAATGGTGGTACATACTTCAAGGAAACGGCGGAGAAAAGAAGATCGCGTACTGCAATGGTACCAAGTGCTCAAGCATTTTGTGTTCTGAATACAAAACGAGGATGGAAATAAACGGACTTTCATTGATACTGAAGAAGGTTCAATTGGCCGACGAAGGATTGAGAGTACAGTGCAAGATTTGGCGGAAAAACCATGCTGCTCCGTTATTATTCAACGTGCTTCTTAAACATGTCTCTGCCAACCCGAGAACAGGTCAGTCGCTATCTTTTTACCAAAGACTTTGGAGCAGCCTTTCACCTCTGATTCCTCCTCTATAATAAGttggtttttctttgtttttctatttATTGCGTGTTTATATCAATtatttattgctattattattattatttattattagtattattgttgttgttgttactgttgtCGTTACACAGCACTATAGTTGGTGATGAAACGAATCGAAGATGCCAGCTGTTCTCGACCAGTGAATTATGGGAACACCGTCAATTTTCAAGGCCCCTCCTGAGTATTCGAGCAGTTCCCAGTAGCTCTGTTTTAGCAAGTGATCCAGTCCGATCTATATATACTTTGTACGTAATTTTCGATGCCCTGGCGGACTGCACCAAATGCTTCCACAGTAACTGGAATCAAATTTACGTATACTTTCTCATTACCATAGGTGTTTTACCTCCCTCGACGCTTTTTTAAAtctttgtttttgctcttttttgaATCAAAAAGCTTGTTGTCTGCAGGACAAGCGACGTCTACGATCCAGCaatgtttgttgtttttgtccacCACAAGAATATCTTAATTTCTATGCTGTATTTTATACCTACATTGGTCCCTGAGATCCCCTAGAATCTGGACATTGTCATTTTCTACTTCTTGCGTTTACACCATTTGTCCGCCCTCCTGTATTTGCCACATAGCTACCAATAGATAGCCCTGGGTACATTATTATGTCCTCACCTGCACTCTTTCTGAGCTAGTTGTGTACAATGGGTATAGTGATGTAACATACAGTCTCTCGTACTGCATTTGTAACTTTCTGCTGTGTGGTAAACCCTGTGTTTGATGTAATTTGTTCTTAATGACTGATCCTGTTCCGAACAAATAAAAGTTGCCGTTTGTGAATTTAGGTCACTGTTCTGAAACCACAACAACCTGTTTTATGTCATGATCactcattattattacatattattaatattattctgTAGAATTAAGCACAGGGCTTTTCTTTGGGGAGAAACATCCAGTCGTCTCATCCCGAAACCTCGGACTGCTAACGCCTTTCTGAGGATATGGCAGATCCGAGGAGCGCCGACTTTTCCATCGTTCGTGTTCGGCCCTTAATTCCTAGTTGCTCCAAGTGGCCTTCCAGCTTCTTTGACACTGAACCCAATGCACCTACTACCACTGGCACCACTTTTGCCCTTGATTTCCAGACCCTTTTAATCTCTCGTGCCAGGTCTTAGAACTTTTCatatttttaagtttctttctGCGGTACGTTGCTAATTACAGGAACAATGATTGTTTCCTTAGCCttctttattattatgtaaatgtaacGGTTTAGCTctggcggatgttatgccgacattacaccaaaggagcgagccatagacAATGGCCAAAGCTCCTTTGTGACTGACATTTCTTCTCCTTTAGCTTTCAAACAGCTTCATTAGAATCTTAGCTGCGCCctacaaggctgttttctgcaaTAGTCCCGTTCTGGCCACTCAAGCCATGCATCGAACCTTTTCCTTACTACTCcaagtgcgccaacgactaccggTACTACTTCCAGATACCTaatcccccatagtcttccaatttctctctccAGGtactgatatttctcaatcttttcaccttcctttttaTACATTCTGTGATCCCAGGGCGGACCTATAtccactatgattgccttgttattttccttctcaacaacaacagtgtcaggtcttctggcctcgtTAACATGCTCACATTGGATGGTAATGTGCCACAAAATCATACACTTTTCGTTTTCCACTATCatttccggttgatgttcatactATTTCTCACTTCTGCTCATATCATatacaacagagtttccaggggaccaatctgg includes these proteins:
- the LOC136895927 gene encoding uncharacterized protein, translating into MLINMASAILMFTCLLVITMVEKGVCNDLREICVGEETALNCDQLDHATKNHSYLELVWIVTDLKNPGDTKVISYCGKDPNNCSLLSSLNESCFAQRIQVRTLSRGSIYVRQLWKNDALSFSCRLFLQGDKRPLMTSVNHLTVTCLSLSTGQDVNLSQASGENRISSETVKDKWWYILQGNGGEKKIAYCNGTKCSSILCSEYKTRMEINGLSLILKKVQLADEGLRVQCKIWRKNHAAPLLFNVLLKHVSANPRTDAKKSTLDIPTKTSTGNNASRTDWGRITCVVFIISICFHIDLE